One Robbsia sp. KACC 23696 DNA segment encodes these proteins:
- a CDS encoding MATE family efflux transporter, translating into MSVLPPSESPVSRASLALRLADVRAIVVLAWPVLVGQLAIIAFGVIDTAMVGRYSAESLASLGLGASIYISVFVALTGILVALSPIAGNLYGAGRVAEIGEQTRQAIWLAVALSVIGAVLLTFPAPLLDVAKADAALRADATRYLRILAVGLPAALLFRIFNSLSTAIGKPRIVMTLQIVSLAVKIPANYALIFGFAGLAPMGGIGCALASTLINGIDACAALWIMARGSAFQPLQIFSRFSWPQWPHQRALLKLGIPMGVSYLIEVTSYTFMALFIARFGTATLAAHQIAGNMGAVLYMTPLSIGIGTATLVAQRIGADRLEAARRLSGSGILLASIVGLFYAGAVLLLRGQIAAAYTSDAHVAATAAGLLMIVAAYHVFDAFQVSTAFVLRSYQVTVIPTAIYAIALWGVGLGGGYWMGFDLGGHLPHVWTGANGFWIANTLSLGMAGIGLGLYRRHVVRRFKGNRQA; encoded by the coding sequence GTGTCCGTATTACCGCCGTCCGAATCTCCCGTTTCCCGCGCATCCCTCGCCCTGCGTCTTGCCGACGTCCGGGCGATCGTCGTCTTGGCGTGGCCCGTCCTGGTCGGGCAGTTGGCGATCATTGCCTTCGGCGTCATCGACACCGCGATGGTCGGGCGCTATTCGGCCGAGAGTCTCGCCTCACTCGGGCTGGGCGCCTCGATCTATATCAGTGTTTTCGTCGCCTTGACCGGCATCCTGGTAGCGCTCTCGCCCATTGCCGGGAATCTCTACGGTGCGGGGCGCGTCGCCGAGATCGGTGAACAGACGCGCCAGGCAATCTGGCTTGCCGTGGCGCTGAGCGTGATCGGCGCCGTTCTGCTGACCTTCCCCGCCCCCTTACTCGATGTCGCAAAGGCGGATGCCGCACTGCGCGCGGACGCCACACGCTACTTGCGCATCCTCGCCGTAGGCTTGCCCGCCGCCCTGCTCTTTCGCATCTTCAACTCGCTTTCGACGGCGATCGGCAAGCCGCGCATCGTCATGACGCTGCAGATCGTCAGTCTGGCCGTGAAGATTCCCGCCAATTACGCCTTGATCTTCGGCTTCGCCGGTTTGGCGCCGATGGGCGGCATCGGCTGCGCGCTTGCCAGCACCTTGATCAATGGCATCGATGCCTGCGCGGCGCTATGGATCATGGCGCGCGGGAGTGCCTTTCAGCCACTGCAGATCTTTTCCCGGTTCTCCTGGCCGCAATGGCCGCATCAGCGCGCCTTGCTGAAACTCGGCATTCCGATGGGCGTGTCCTATCTGATCGAGGTGACGTCCTACACCTTCATGGCGCTCTTTATCGCCCGCTTCGGCACGGCGACGCTCGCCGCGCATCAGATCGCCGGCAATATGGGTGCGGTGCTGTATATGACGCCCCTGTCGATCGGCATCGGCACGGCTACCTTGGTGGCGCAGCGGATCGGCGCAGACAGGCTCGAGGCGGCACGTCGCCTCTCCGGGAGCGGCATCTTGCTGGCGAGCATCGTGGGGCTGTTCTACGCCGGCGCCGTGCTGCTGCTGCGAGGACAGATTGCCGCGGCTTATACATCGGATGCGCATGTCGCGGCAACGGCCGCCGGCCTGCTGATGATCGTCGCGGCCTACCACGTGTTCGACGCGTTTCAGGTCAGCACCGCTTTCGTTCTGCGAAGCTATCAGGTGACCGTCATTCCAACGGCGATCTATGCGATTGCGCTGTGGGGCGTCGGCCTTGGCGGGGGGTATTGGATGGGCTTCGACCTTGGGGGGCATCTGCCCCACGTCTGGACCGGTGCCAATGGTTTCTGGATCGCCAATACGCTGAGCCTCGGCATGGCCGGTATCGGACTCGGTCTCTATCGCCGACACGTCGTGCGGCGCTTCAAAGGCAATCGCCAAGCATAG
- the priB gene encoding primosomal replication protein N, with product MNRLQLDGTVLERNTLRFTPAGVPVLDLKLHGVSQVEEAGFSRRVEVVVPARVAGGLTDALQKLALDKPVRFTGFLAPLKQQSRTLIFHITDLQDIV from the coding sequence ATGAACCGCTTGCAGCTGGATGGAACGGTGCTTGAGCGCAATACACTGCGCTTCACCCCTGCGGGGGTGCCCGTTCTCGATCTGAAACTGCATGGGGTCTCGCAAGTCGAGGAGGCCGGCTTCAGCCGGCGCGTCGAAGTGGTCGTCCCGGCACGGGTTGCCGGCGGTCTGACCGACGCGTTGCAGAAGTTGGCACTCGACAAGCCGGTGCGATTCACCGGTTTCCTCGCTCCGCTGAAACAGCAGTCCCGGACACTGATTTTTCACATCACCGATTTGCAAGACATCGTTTAG
- the rplI gene encoding 50S ribosomal protein L9, which produces MEVILLEKTQNLGNLGDIVRVKDGYARNFLLPRKIARRATASAVKEFEARRADLEKLAAEKLAVAQAAGEKLAALTVTLSQKAGVDGRLFGSVTNHDVSAELNKLGIEVSKQQVRLPEGIMKTIGEHPAQVLLHTDVVVDITVTVVGEAV; this is translated from the coding sequence ATGGAAGTTATTTTGCTGGAAAAGACCCAGAACCTGGGCAACCTCGGTGACATCGTGCGCGTGAAGGACGGCTATGCCCGTAACTTCCTGTTGCCGCGCAAGATTGCTCGTCGTGCGACGGCATCGGCTGTGAAGGAATTCGAAGCACGCCGCGCCGATCTGGAAAAGCTGGCAGCCGAGAAGCTGGCAGTCGCGCAAGCGGCTGGCGAAAAGCTGGCAGCCTTGACGGTCACGCTGTCGCAAAAGGCGGGCGTTGACGGCCGTCTGTTCGGTTCGGTGACGAACCACGACGTGTCGGCCGAGCTGAACAAGCTGGGTATCGAAGTGTCGAAGCAACAAGTTCGTCTGCCGGAAGGCATCATGAAGACGATCGGCGAACACCCGGCGCAAGTGCTGCTGCACACGGACGTGGTGGTCGACATCACCGTGACCGTGGTTGGCGAAGCGGTGTAA
- the rpsR gene encoding 30S ribosomal protein S18, with amino-acid sequence MPRPTGKKFEKRRPQQNPLFKRKKFCRFTAAGVDYIDYKDIDTLKDFLSENGKITPARLTGTKARYQRQLGTAIERARYLSLLPYSDQHNS; translated from the coding sequence ATGCCGCGTCCCACCGGAAAGAAGTTCGAAAAGCGCCGCCCGCAACAAAACCCGCTGTTCAAGCGGAAGAAGTTCTGCCGCTTCACGGCAGCTGGCGTCGACTACATCGACTATAAAGACATCGATACGCTGAAGGACTTCCTCAGCGAAAACGGCAAGATCACGCCGGCCCGTCTGACGGGTACGAAGGCACGCTACCAGCGCCAGCTGGGTACGGCTATCGAGCGCGCACGCTATTTGTCGCTGCTGCCGTACTCGGACCAGCACAACAGCTAA
- the rho gene encoding transcription termination factor Rho translates to MHLSELKSKHVSELIEMAGGLDIENANRLRKQELMFAILKKKAKTGETIFGDGTLEVLPDGFGFLRSPETSYLASTDDIYISPSQIRRFNLHTGDTIEGEVRVPKDGERYFALVKVDKVNMMPPEASKHKIMFENLTPLHPNRPLRLESEITDPNARGALSSRTENATCRVIDMIAPVGRGQRGLLVASPKSGKTVMLQHIAHSIATNYPDVQLFVLLIDERPEEVTEMQRSVKGEVIASTFDEPASRHVQVAEMVIEKAKRLVEMKRDVVILLDSITRLARAYNTVVPASGKVLTGGVDANALQRPKRFFGAARNIEEGGSLTIIGTALIETGSRMDDVIFEEFKGTGNMEVHLERRLAEKRIYPAINLNKSGTRREDLLIDSDVLHKKLWPLRKVMSEMDDVAAMEMILGKIKETRSNAEFFDMMRR, encoded by the coding sequence ATGCATCTATCCGAGCTCAAATCCAAGCACGTCTCTGAATTGATCGAGATGGCCGGCGGCCTTGATATCGAAAACGCGAATCGCCTGCGCAAGCAAGAGCTGATGTTCGCGATTCTTAAAAAGAAAGCGAAAACCGGGGAGACCATCTTCGGTGATGGGACGCTCGAAGTATTGCCCGACGGCTTTGGTTTCCTGCGTTCACCGGAAACCTCGTATCTGGCAAGCACCGACGACATTTATATCAGCCCATCGCAGATTCGCCGTTTCAATCTGCACACCGGCGATACGATCGAAGGCGAAGTGCGCGTGCCGAAAGACGGCGAGCGCTACTTCGCGCTGGTCAAGGTCGACAAGGTCAATATGATGCCGCCCGAGGCCTCGAAACATAAGATCATGTTCGAGAACCTCACGCCGCTGCATCCGAACCGTCCGCTGCGCCTCGAATCCGAAATCACCGATCCGAACGCCCGCGGCGCGCTGTCGAGCCGTACCGAGAACGCCACGTGCCGCGTCATCGACATGATCGCGCCGGTTGGCCGCGGCCAACGCGGCTTGCTGGTCGCGTCGCCGAAGTCGGGCAAGACGGTCATGCTGCAACATATTGCGCACTCGATCGCGACGAACTACCCCGACGTCCAGCTGTTCGTGCTGTTGATCGACGAACGGCCGGAAGAAGTGACCGAAATGCAACGTTCGGTTAAGGGCGAAGTGATTGCCTCGACCTTCGACGAACCGGCATCGCGCCACGTCCAGGTGGCCGAAATGGTCATCGAGAAGGCCAAGCGTCTGGTTGAAATGAAGCGCGACGTGGTGATCCTGCTGGACTCGATCACCCGTCTCGCCCGCGCCTACAATACTGTCGTGCCGGCCTCCGGCAAGGTCTTGACCGGCGGCGTCGATGCGAACGCACTGCAACGTCCGAAGCGTTTCTTCGGCGCGGCACGGAATATCGAGGAAGGCGGTTCGCTGACCATCATCGGTACCGCGTTGATCGAAACCGGCAGCCGGATGGACGATGTGATCTTCGAAGAGTTCAAGGGCACCGGTAATATGGAAGTGCACTTGGAACGTCGCTTGGCGGAGAAGCGCATCTACCCGGCGATCAACCTGAACAAATCGGGTACGCGTCGCGAGGACCTGCTGATCGATTCCGACGTGCTGCACAAGAAGCTGTGGCCGCTGCGCAAGGTCATGTCGGAAATGGACGATGTGGCGGCAATGGAAATGATCCTCGGCAAGATCAAGGAAACGCGATCGAATGCCGAGTTCTTCGACATGATGCGTCGCTGA
- a CDS encoding glycosyltransferase family 39 protein: MTTGFKSVVRLTASATRPLPRVVLLAICVVYAAFGLFGRDPWKNEDAAGFGVMWTAARGDLHDWLFPNLFGKPMPADGPMAYWLGALAIRALPMIDPGSAARVVTALLFSLCCGLVWYGTYLLGRRPEVQPFKYVFGGEPLPADYGRTIADGAVLILLACFGLAERGHETTPQLMQFLSIAMILYGLVRASDKPLQGGAYWGGGLGLLTLAANPLLPVVIGVCTAIAAYLSTHFRSRTMLLVGVPLAVVLAGSWPVLAYWVDPQSAHDYLRAWVHGNFDFYSGPLSSVLFYAAKNLPLFTWPAWPLAAWAWFSWRGWRRAPHIIAPLSVVVPLLVLVVLQSHETNRMFILLLPGMSMLAAFSLPTLKRGAINAIDWFAVLSFTVLGGFVWLVWIASVTGYPMPIARNLARLVPGFHPSFKWIALLGAVLITGCWLALVRWRLATRPEVLWRSVVLSSFGTTLMWVLLMTLWLPIINYSRTYRDVASQIATHLPVGYRCIAPVRLGDAQIASFGYFQNMHFGFGRDDCDVLLRQDTADFSDPTDLKPYRWQKVWEGRRAADRDERFRLYVRVLDAQARSRPSQAAPH, translated from the coding sequence ATGACCACCGGTTTTAAATCCGTCGTTCGCCTGACCGCCTCCGCCACCCGGCCATTGCCACGGGTGGTATTGCTCGCGATCTGCGTTGTGTACGCGGCGTTCGGCCTGTTCGGTCGGGATCCCTGGAAAAACGAGGATGCAGCTGGATTCGGCGTGATGTGGACCGCCGCCAGGGGCGATCTGCACGATTGGCTCTTCCCCAACCTGTTCGGCAAACCAATGCCGGCCGATGGGCCCATGGCCTACTGGTTGGGTGCGCTGGCCATCCGTGCACTCCCGATGATCGACCCCGGCAGCGCGGCGCGGGTCGTCACCGCCCTGCTGTTTTCACTCTGTTGCGGCCTGGTCTGGTACGGCACCTATCTTCTGGGACGCCGACCCGAAGTCCAGCCCTTCAAATACGTCTTCGGCGGCGAGCCGCTTCCGGCCGACTACGGTCGCACGATCGCCGACGGTGCCGTACTGATCTTGTTGGCCTGCTTCGGTCTCGCCGAGCGCGGTCACGAAACGACGCCGCAGTTGATGCAGTTTCTGTCGATCGCGATGATTCTGTACGGCCTGGTCCGCGCATCCGACAAGCCTTTGCAAGGCGGTGCGTATTGGGGAGGCGGCCTTGGACTGCTGACCCTGGCGGCCAATCCGCTGCTCCCGGTCGTGATCGGAGTCTGCACGGCGATCGCCGCCTATCTGAGCACGCATTTCCGCAGTCGCACGATGCTGCTGGTCGGCGTGCCGCTGGCGGTGGTGCTGGCCGGTTCCTGGCCGGTGCTGGCATATTGGGTGGATCCGCAGTCCGCGCACGATTACCTGCGCGCCTGGGTGCATGGCAACTTCGACTTCTACAGCGGCCCGCTCAGCAGCGTGCTGTTCTATGCGGCGAAGAACCTGCCCTTGTTCACCTGGCCGGCCTGGCCGCTCGCCGCCTGGGCCTGGTTCAGCTGGCGCGGCTGGCGCCGTGCGCCCCATATCATCGCGCCGTTGTCGGTCGTCGTGCCTTTGCTGGTGCTGGTCGTACTCCAGAGTCACGAGACCAACCGGATGTTCATCCTGCTGCTGCCGGGGATGTCGATGCTGGCTGCTTTCTCGCTTCCCACGCTGAAGCGGGGCGCGATCAACGCCATCGATTGGTTTGCCGTACTCAGCTTCACCGTCCTGGGCGGCTTCGTCTGGCTGGTCTGGATCGCCAGCGTGACGGGCTATCCGATGCCGATCGCGCGCAATCTCGCTCGCCTGGTGCCGGGCTTCCATCCCTCGTTCAAGTGGATCGCCTTGCTAGGCGCGGTCCTGATCACCGGCTGCTGGCTCGCGCTGGTCCGTTGGCGCCTGGCGACGCGGCCGGAAGTGTTGTGGCGCAGCGTGGTGCTGTCGAGCTTCGGCACGACGCTGATGTGGGTGCTGTTGATGACATTGTGGCTGCCGATCATCAACTACAGCCGCACCTACCGGGATGTCGCGTCGCAGATCGCGACGCATCTGCCCGTCGGCTATCGTTGCATCGCCCCGGTCCGCCTGGGCGACGCACAGATTGCCTCATTCGGGTATTTTCAGAATATGCATTTCGGTTTTGGTCGTGACGATTGTGATGTTTTGCTCCGGCAAGACACTGCGGATTTTTCCGATCCGACCGATCTGAAACCCTATCGCTGGCAAAAGGTCTGGGAAGGGCGCCGAGCCGCCGACCGCGACGAAAGGTTCCGACTGTACGTCCGCGTGCTCGATGCGCAAGCGCGATCACGCCCCTCCCAGGCCGCTCCCCATTAA
- a CDS encoding inorganic phosphate transporter, producing the protein MASIHMALWALVALVAVALVFDFLNGFHDAANSIATVVSTGVLKPQQAVAFAAFANVLAYFIFHLKVAATVGRGTIDPEIIDQYVIFGALLGAIGWNIITWVFGIPSSSSHALIGGLVGAAVAKTGGFAALNYDGLLKTVAFIFISPLLGFVLGSMFMVCVSWIFFRTPPSRVDRHFRRLQLVSAGLYSLGHGGNDAQKTIGVIWMLLIASGYVSATADAPPLWVIACCYFAIGLGTLFGGWRVVRTMGQKITKLKPVGGFCAEAGGAVTLFTASWLGIPVSTTHTITGAIVGVGATQKLSAVRWGVAGRIVWAWVLTIPASAVLAAAGWWCGRWLF; encoded by the coding sequence ATGGCTTCGATACATATGGCTTTATGGGCGCTCGTCGCGTTGGTGGCGGTCGCATTGGTTTTCGACTTTCTGAATGGTTTCCACGACGCGGCGAATTCGATCGCGACCGTGGTTTCCACCGGGGTGTTGAAGCCGCAGCAGGCCGTCGCGTTCGCGGCTTTCGCCAATGTGCTGGCGTACTTCATCTTCCATTTGAAGGTGGCGGCGACGGTCGGGCGGGGTACGATCGATCCGGAAATCATCGATCAGTACGTGATTTTCGGGGCGCTGCTCGGCGCGATCGGCTGGAACATCATCACTTGGGTGTTTGGTATTCCGTCCAGCTCCTCGCACGCCTTGATCGGCGGCCTGGTCGGTGCGGCGGTGGCGAAAACCGGCGGGTTCGCCGCGTTGAATTACGACGGCCTGTTGAAGACCGTCGCCTTCATCTTCATCTCGCCGCTGCTCGGTTTCGTCTTGGGCTCGATGTTCATGGTGTGCGTTTCCTGGATCTTTTTCCGAACGCCTCCGTCGCGCGTCGATCGGCATTTCCGACGTCTGCAATTGGTGTCGGCGGGCCTTTACTCGCTCGGCCATGGCGGCAATGATGCGCAGAAAACCATCGGCGTGATCTGGATGTTGCTGATCGCCAGCGGCTATGTCAGCGCCACGGCCGACGCGCCACCGTTATGGGTGATCGCCTGCTGTTACTTCGCGATCGGCCTTGGCACCTTGTTCGGCGGCTGGCGTGTGGTGCGCACGATGGGGCAGAAGATCACGAAGTTGAAGCCGGTGGGCGGTTTCTGTGCCGAGGCCGGGGGTGCGGTGACGCTGTTCACCGCGTCCTGGCTCGGCATCCCGGTGTCGACGACCCATACGATCACCGGTGCGATCGTCGGCGTGGGTGCGACGCAGAAGCTGTCGGCCGTGCGTTGGGGCGTGGCGGGGCGGATCGTCTGGGCCTGGGTCCTGACGATTCCGGCCTCCGCGGTGCTCGCCGCCGCAGGCTGGTGGTGCGGCCGCTGGCTGTTCTGA
- a CDS encoding DUF47 domain-containing protein codes for MFGRFMPTEGKFFEIFNAHARCISEASIELKLLIEHIDDVEVYKRNVTALEKQADKLTRDTTDLLHKTFITPLDRDEIHKLITTMDDIIDLIEDVATAVSLYDVTSVPSDAAELAEICVKCCKEVENVVQRLHDLRDPAAILKGCEIIDRLESDADKILRSAISRLFRQESDVKNLIKLKAIYELLEEVTDKCEDVANIIEGIVLENA; via the coding sequence ATGTTTGGTCGGTTCATGCCTACCGAAGGCAAGTTTTTCGAAATCTTCAATGCCCATGCGCGCTGCATCTCTGAAGCCAGTATTGAGCTGAAGTTGTTGATCGAGCATATCGACGACGTCGAGGTCTACAAGCGCAATGTGACGGCCCTTGAAAAGCAGGCGGACAAGCTCACGCGCGATACGACGGACTTGCTGCACAAGACCTTCATCACGCCGCTCGATCGCGATGAAATCCACAAGCTGATCACGACGATGGACGACATCATCGATCTGATCGAAGACGTCGCGACCGCGGTGTCGCTGTACGACGTCACCAGCGTGCCGTCCGATGCGGCCGAGCTGGCCGAGATCTGCGTCAAGTGCTGCAAGGAAGTGGAAAACGTCGTTCAGCGCCTGCACGATCTGCGCGATCCGGCGGCCATCCTCAAAGGCTGCGAGATCATCGACCGTCTGGAATCGGATGCCGACAAGATCCTGCGTTCGGCCATCTCGCGTCTGTTCCGTCAGGAATCGGATGTGAAAAATCTCATCAAGCTGAAGGCCATCTACGAATTGCTCGAAGAGGTCACCGACAAGTGCGAGGATGTGGCAAACATCATCGAAGGCATCGTGCTTGAAAATGCATAA
- a CDS encoding type B 50S ribosomal protein L31, translated as MKKDIHPNYREIAVQDLSSDGFIFITRSTVNTREKIEIDGKEYPLLKVETSSETHPFYTGTQKILDTGGRIEKFKAKFAKFSRTGGAAKAE; from the coding sequence ATGAAAAAAGACATTCACCCGAATTACCGCGAAATCGCTGTGCAAGATCTGTCTTCGGACGGCTTCATCTTCATCACGCGTTCGACGGTCAACACGCGCGAAAAGATCGAAATCGACGGCAAGGAATACCCGTTGCTGAAGGTTGAAACGTCGTCGGAAACGCACCCGTTCTACACGGGTACGCAAAAGATCCTCGACACGGGTGGCCGTATCGAAAAGTTCAAGGCGAAGTTCGCGAAGTTCAGCCGCACCGGCGGTGCCGCCAAGGCCGAGTAA
- the rpsF gene encoding 30S ribosomal protein S6 translates to MSRHYEIVFIVHPDQSEQVPAMIDRYKSTITAKGGQIHRVEDWGRRQLAYQIEKLVKAHYICLNVECGQETLEELEHAFKFNDAVLRHLIVKTKKAETAPSPMMKEVQREEARKSAAAARPADAAQASA, encoded by the coding sequence ATGTCGCGTCACTACGAAATCGTCTTTATCGTACACCCGGATCAGAGCGAGCAAGTGCCCGCCATGATCGACCGGTACAAGTCCACGATCACCGCCAAGGGCGGCCAGATCCACCGCGTGGAAGACTGGGGCCGCCGTCAATTGGCGTACCAGATCGAGAAGCTGGTGAAGGCACACTATATCTGCCTGAATGTCGAGTGCGGCCAGGAAACGCTGGAAGAGCTGGAACACGCATTCAAGTTCAACGATGCGGTGCTGCGTCACCTGATCGTCAAGACGAAGAAGGCCGAGACCGCCCCGTCGCCGATGATGAAGGAAGTGCAGCGCGAAGAAGCGCGTAAGTCGGCGGCAGCAGCCCGCCCGGCCGACGCGGCCCAGGCTTCGGCCTGA
- the trxA gene encoding thioredoxin TrxA, whose protein sequence is MSEHIKHISDASFDGDVIKADKPVLLDFWAEWCGPCKMIAPILDEVAQQYGDKVQIAKLNVDENQSTPAKFGVRGIPTLILFKNGSVAAQKVGALSKSQLTAFLDSHL, encoded by the coding sequence ATGAGCGAACACATCAAACACATCAGCGACGCCTCCTTCGACGGCGACGTGATCAAAGCGGACAAGCCGGTTTTGCTGGATTTCTGGGCAGAATGGTGCGGCCCGTGCAAGATGATTGCCCCCATCCTCGACGAAGTGGCGCAGCAGTACGGCGATAAAGTGCAGATCGCCAAGCTCAACGTGGACGAAAACCAGTCGACGCCGGCCAAGTTCGGCGTCCGCGGCATCCCGACCCTGATCTTGTTCAAGAACGGCTCGGTTGCAGCGCAAAAGGTTGGCGCGCTGTCGAAGTCCCAGCTGACCGCCTTCCTGGACAGCCATCTGTAA
- a CDS encoding replicative DNA helicase: MNVPNKDPQLDSLKVPPHSIEAEQSVLGGLLLDNAAWDRIADFVNEGDFYRYDHRIIFQHIGRLISTARPADVITVFESLTLAGKADDVGGLTYLNSLAQNTPSAANIRRYAEIVRDRGVLRKLVTIADDISGGAFNPQGREVRQLLDEAESKIFAIAEEGARSQQGFLEIKPLLSQVVERIDTLYHQDNSSDVTGTPTGFIDLDRMTSGMHGGELIIIAGRPSMGKTSLAMNIGEYVAIEYGLPIAVFSMEMPGTQLAMRMLGSTGRLDAHRLRTGKLTDDDWPKLTHAVQKMGEAQIFIDEQGGLNPMELRARARRLSRQCGQLGLIVIDYLQLMSGSSSGENRATEISEISRSLKSLAKELNVPVIALSQLNRSLEQRPNKRPVMSDLRESGAIEQDADVILFIYRDEVYNPDTPDKGTAELIIGKQRNGPIGTVRLTFLGQYTKFDNFAGGNAFFAAE, from the coding sequence ATGAACGTACCGAATAAAGATCCGCAGCTCGACTCGCTGAAAGTCCCGCCCCATTCCATCGAGGCGGAGCAATCGGTATTGGGCGGCTTATTGCTCGACAATGCCGCCTGGGACCGGATTGCGGACTTCGTCAACGAAGGCGATTTCTATCGTTACGATCATCGGATCATCTTTCAGCATATCGGTCGACTGATCTCGACGGCCCGTCCGGCCGATGTCATCACCGTTTTCGAGTCGCTGACGCTCGCCGGCAAGGCCGACGACGTCGGTGGGCTGACCTATTTGAATTCGCTGGCGCAAAACACGCCCAGCGCGGCGAATATCCGTCGCTACGCGGAAATCGTGCGAGATCGCGGCGTGCTGCGCAAACTCGTCACGATCGCCGACGATATTTCCGGCGGCGCCTTCAACCCGCAGGGACGGGAGGTCCGGCAACTGCTGGACGAGGCCGAATCGAAGATTTTCGCCATCGCCGAGGAAGGCGCGCGCTCGCAACAGGGCTTTCTCGAAATTAAGCCGTTGCTGTCGCAAGTGGTCGAGCGGATCGATACGCTGTATCACCAGGACAACAGCAGCGATGTGACCGGCACGCCGACCGGTTTCATCGATCTGGACCGGATGACCTCGGGGATGCATGGCGGCGAGCTGATCATTATCGCGGGTCGTCCGTCGATGGGGAAAACCTCATTGGCGATGAATATCGGCGAGTATGTCGCCATTGAATATGGCTTGCCGATCGCCGTCTTCTCGATGGAAATGCCGGGTACGCAGTTGGCCATGCGGATGCTCGGTTCCACCGGACGTCTCGACGCGCATCGCCTGCGTACCGGCAAGTTGACTGACGACGACTGGCCGAAACTGACGCACGCGGTGCAGAAGATGGGCGAGGCGCAGATCTTTATCGACGAGCAGGGCGGTCTGAACCCGATGGAGCTGCGCGCGCGGGCGCGGCGCCTGTCGCGGCAATGCGGCCAACTCGGCCTGATCGTGATCGATTACTTGCAGCTGATGTCCGGTTCGAGTTCCGGCGAGAACCGTGCGACGGAAATTTCCGAAATCTCGCGCTCGCTGAAGAGCTTGGCAAAAGAGCTCAATGTGCCCGTCATCGCGCTGTCGCAGTTGAATCGGAGTCTGGAACAGCGGCCGAATAAGCGCCCGGTCATGTCCGATCTGCGTGAATCCGGCGCTATCGAACAGGATGCCGACGTGATCCTGTTCATTTACCGCGACGAAGTCTACAACCCGGACACGCCCGACAAGGGCACGGCCGAGCTGATCATCGGTAAGCAGCGGAATGGTCCGATCGGCACGGTGCGCCTCACCTTCCTGGGGCAATATACGAAGTTCGACAACTTCGCCGGTGGCAATGCTTTCTTCGCTGCAGAGTAG